Proteins encoded in a region of the Paenibacillus sp. W2I17 genome:
- a CDS encoding sensor histidine kinase, whose amino-acid sequence MMDKVRIFFGKNVNLRTKLLLLFLALTLLPLSLQGLMNCKHFSKTMDRKTEQFTIDMVRQINSNLNRLLKDYERLSLLPLYDQMVLGILGKYNASMGSGTWARSEDYLKMKLYTSGQAYDRPEIRGIHLISNSGILFSNLDSLAVKPVWDSRQDDWFAELEDSEGTWRLLPPHHPSYYTGGQQESYISVGRVLRDPGTLQRLGYILIDIRLEAFGQLLSNLNYEQDASLMIVDSKQRLLFERTSTGGMSAYDQLLMHGQLQSYAGNQKVILDGQPYLYVQHHSSYSGLSVISLTPIAVIQKESGEMLTFTIWFAVLCMAGIAILAVLLSYRITRPLIRLKHHMIRVEQGDFSQRVAHFSSDEFGQISRGFNRMMEEIHRLFNEVFLLGIQEREAELSALQSQMNPHFIYNTLESINMMAIRQKHAEVSDMVTALGKLLRYTIDKVDRMVPLGEELAFVQSYVRIQQVRYDGKLEIIYDIEEGITEYLIPKLVLQPLVENAVYHGIEGQENGGVIWVSALKFDHELLISVRDNGKGMTQAKIDELNESISKQPSNEALRCHAGDSLGLNNIAQRIRLMYGEGGSLSIDGSPGQGLVVTISIQLLPKGD is encoded by the coding sequence ATGATGGACAAGGTACGCATTTTTTTCGGAAAAAATGTAAACCTGCGCACCAAGTTGCTCCTGTTGTTCCTGGCGCTGACGTTGCTGCCGCTAAGTTTGCAGGGATTGATGAACTGCAAGCATTTCTCGAAGACGATGGATCGCAAGACCGAGCAGTTCACCATTGATATGGTTCGCCAGATTAACTCTAATCTGAATCGGCTGCTGAAGGACTATGAGCGGTTGTCGCTCTTGCCGCTTTACGATCAGATGGTGCTTGGTATTCTGGGCAAATACAACGCTTCAATGGGGTCGGGAACATGGGCGAGGTCTGAGGATTATCTGAAAATGAAGCTTTACACATCGGGTCAAGCTTATGACCGGCCCGAGATTCGGGGAATTCACCTGATCAGCAACAGCGGCATTTTGTTCTCCAATCTCGATTCGCTGGCGGTCAAGCCGGTATGGGACAGCAGGCAGGATGATTGGTTTGCAGAGCTTGAAGATTCGGAAGGGACATGGCGCCTGCTTCCTCCGCATCATCCCAGCTATTACACGGGTGGTCAGCAAGAATCGTATATATCGGTGGGCAGAGTGCTTCGAGATCCGGGTACGCTCCAGCGACTGGGTTACATTCTGATTGATATCCGGCTGGAGGCCTTCGGTCAACTGTTATCCAATCTGAATTATGAGCAAGATGCAAGCCTGATGATTGTAGACAGCAAACAGCGTCTGCTGTTCGAACGGACCTCAACCGGAGGAATGTCTGCGTACGACCAGTTGCTAATGCATGGACAGCTTCAAAGCTATGCAGGAAACCAAAAAGTTATTCTGGATGGGCAGCCCTATCTCTATGTACAACACCATTCCAGCTATTCTGGGCTTTCGGTGATCAGTCTTACACCTATTGCTGTGATTCAAAAGGAGTCGGGTGAGATGCTCACCTTTACAATATGGTTCGCAGTGTTATGTATGGCGGGTATAGCGATTTTGGCGGTTCTGTTATCCTATCGTATCACCCGGCCGCTGATTCGACTGAAGCACCACATGATTCGGGTGGAGCAGGGAGATTTTAGCCAGCGGGTAGCACACTTCAGCAGTGATGAATTCGGACAGATTAGCCGGGGCTTTAACCGAATGATGGAAGAGATTCATCGACTGTTCAATGAGGTGTTTCTGCTGGGCATTCAAGAGCGGGAGGCAGAGTTGTCAGCGTTACAAAGCCAGATGAATCCCCATTTTATATACAACACGCTGGAGTCCATTAACATGATGGCCATTCGCCAGAAGCATGCTGAGGTGTCGGACATGGTGACGGCGCTTGGCAAGCTGCTGCGCTATACGATTGATAAGGTGGACCGGATGGTTCCACTTGGAGAAGAACTGGCTTTTGTACAATCCTATGTACGCATTCAACAGGTACGTTACGACGGCAAGTTGGAGATTATCTATGACATCGAAGAAGGGATAACCGAGTATTTGATTCCTAAGCTGGTACTGCAACCGCTGGTGGAAAATGCCGTCTACCACGGCATTGAAGGGCAGGAAAATGGAGGAGTAATCTGGGTATCTGCCTTGAAATTCGACCACGAACTGCTGATTAGTGTACGAGACAACGGTAAGGGTATGACTCAGGCAAAGATTGACGAGTTAAATGAGTCCATATCAAAACAGCCTTCCAATGAGGCATTACGTTGCCATGCCGGGGACAGTCTGGGGCTTAACAATATCGCTCAGAGGATTCGCCTCATGTATGGAGAAGGCGGCAGCCTAAGCATTGATGGGAGTCCCGGGCAGGGCCTGGTGGTCACGATATCCATTCAACTTCTACCGAAAGGGGATTGA
- a CDS encoding aspartyl-phosphate phosphatase Spo0E family protein, translated as MSEPVQITDKIERNRQELSRLAENHGMQDNQVLRQSMVLDELINEYNRFKYKSHLRNRQPIA; from the coding sequence GTGAGTGAACCGGTACAGATCACAGATAAAATCGAACGGAACAGGCAAGAGTTGAGTCGTTTGGCGGAGAATCATGGCATGCAGGACAACCAAGTCCTCCGACAGTCCATGGTACTGGACGAGCTTATTAATGAATATAATCGATTCAAATATAAAAGCCATCTCAGGAACAGACAACCGATTGCATAA
- a CDS encoding pyruvate kinase: MQIDIQKLYDKYITLNIPNPFTLEQIHDRLTKKYYAEKVDLEEFSDLRNDPHAGFDQAVAAYVFKDERGTKQLISLNKDEDIHEPLEFAWIINSTVRGFSLLLTLEIDVFYGMEESEMTLGNQCFEEYLILLYLTGYIKFENDSFINLLRARYREGYRLRYFGMQNGDENYLYK; the protein is encoded by the coding sequence TTGCAGATTGATATTCAGAAGCTTTACGACAAATATATAACGTTAAACATCCCTAATCCATTCACTTTAGAGCAAATTCATGATCGACTAACCAAGAAATACTACGCTGAGAAGGTAGATTTAGAAGAGTTTTCCGACTTGCGCAACGACCCTCATGCGGGATTTGATCAGGCGGTTGCAGCTTATGTATTTAAGGATGAAAGGGGAACCAAGCAATTAATTAGCCTGAACAAGGATGAAGATATCCATGAGCCACTGGAATTTGCATGGATAATCAATTCCACTGTGCGAGGATTTTCTCTTCTATTAACTCTTGAAATCGATGTATTTTATGGGATGGAAGAGAGTGAGATGACTCTTGGCAATCAATGTTTTGAGGAATATCTGATCTTACTCTATTTAACAGGTTACATTAAGTTTGAGAATGACTCCTTCATTAATCTATTGCGTGCTCGTTATCGAGAGGGCTACAGACTTCGTTATTTTGGTATGCAGAACGGTGATGAAAATTATCTATACAAATAG
- a CDS encoding transcriptional regulator, with the protein MEPTTTIRSYIEDYIRKQGYTLQYFADISGVNAGTLSAIIKGTRPIAMAQLDLITQGMKLEEGYFYEIYGAECFVESAPHWRRLEPFLQRCAELDKLECIHKVIQEVTDDRSYISELFEMAEGMLERGQTKAARMLYECVAECEKYQHSERLALCQYRIFTLSLGQNQHDNLRAAVHFEPYINRLDEERQLDAIKDLANTYASLRYRDKVFNLAEELDQKTKILQSYTKKKIDKSDRLTAYPLFVYRAYSNLLKSSACEKQGRYEEALLYTEVYAKLAKVSEPDEEDQIFIDKFAGWAEANTYLYKLMMGDQSVLPAYMEFIEENEEEILPAIINILEAANKFDRNIDDILYKFSDRINSEINCLKGYTEQMKNEIYAAFLLERSLYHLNRHEYPEGLKQLIHCLRESVRFNNQTDIIHCVSLYEKYKNMGTTEIEHQYKLIMMEVQKSYEKKENLLYNFA; encoded by the coding sequence ATGGAACCTACAACTACGATACGCTCATATATTGAGGACTACATCAGGAAACAGGGGTACACCCTGCAGTATTTTGCCGATATATCGGGAGTTAACGCTGGAACGCTTAGTGCAATTATTAAGGGGACTCGGCCCATCGCTATGGCGCAACTGGATCTGATTACCCAAGGCATGAAGCTGGAAGAGGGGTATTTCTACGAGATTTATGGGGCTGAATGTTTCGTGGAATCGGCACCTCATTGGAGGAGACTGGAACCATTCCTGCAACGCTGTGCTGAATTGGACAAGCTGGAATGTATTCATAAGGTTATCCAGGAAGTGACGGATGATCGCTCGTATATCTCGGAGTTGTTCGAGATGGCGGAAGGCATGCTTGAACGTGGACAGACGAAGGCTGCACGGATGTTGTACGAATGTGTGGCAGAGTGTGAGAAATACCAACATTCGGAACGTCTGGCTTTGTGCCAGTATCGCATCTTCACCCTCTCGCTTGGTCAGAATCAACATGATAACCTGCGGGCCGCTGTGCACTTTGAGCCATATATTAATCGGCTGGATGAGGAACGGCAACTGGATGCGATAAAAGACCTGGCGAATACGTATGCTTCACTTCGATATCGGGACAAGGTTTTTAATCTGGCTGAAGAATTAGATCAGAAAACAAAAATTTTACAATCGTATACAAAGAAGAAAATAGATAAAAGCGATAGACTCACTGCCTATCCTTTATTCGTATATAGAGCTTATTCCAATTTGCTTAAATCATCGGCATGTGAGAAGCAGGGACGTTATGAAGAAGCTTTGCTCTATACAGAAGTCTATGCCAAGCTTGCTAAAGTCTCTGAACCGGATGAAGAGGATCAAATTTTTATTGATAAATTCGCTGGTTGGGCGGAAGCCAATACTTATTTATATAAATTGATGATGGGTGACCAGAGTGTTTTACCTGCTTATATGGAATTTATTGAAGAAAATGAAGAGGAAATTTTACCTGCAATCATTAATATTTTGGAGGCAGCTAATAAGTTCGATAGAAATATTGATGATATTTTGTATAAGTTCAGCGATCGAATTAACTCGGAAATTAACTGTTTAAAAGGATATACTGAGCAGATGAAAAATGAAATTTATGCTGCATTCTTGTTGGAACGTTCTCTTTATCACTTAAATCGTCATGAATATCCAGAGGGTTTGAAGCAACTTATTCACTGTCTGAGAGAGTCTGTACGATTTAACAATCAAACAGATATCATTCATTGTGTTTCCTTGTATGAGAAGTACAAAAACATGGGTACCACTGAAATCGAGCATCAGTACAAACTTATCATGATGGAGGTTCAGAAATCCTATGAAAAAAAAGAAAATCTACTATATAATTTTGCTTAG
- a CDS encoding LLM class flavin-dependent oxidoreductase, translated as MKFALFSLMMNLPNAVTGEALTTQQKFHNILEQAKLAERLGFDAYGIGERHGAPFLSSSPPVVLTAIAAVTTRIRLLTTVTVLSILDPVRVAEDYATLDQLSGGRLEMIIGKGNDPRHYPLFGISEEEQWDSLDERYHLLRRLWSEENVTWQGTYRPPLEGVTTWPRPLQQSIPIWHGSASSTVSTELAAKYGEPIFTSNSFHPQAKYKALIDHYRERLDYYGHDPQQAVIGSGAGSLYLADTGEEAIRRYKPYYEAFHATAAAQHNQSPFTDLEDNIARGPALIGSPEQVIEKILDYHAAYGHQVLSISVDGLTHSEQLEQVERFAKEVAPVLRRELPSSVWNEPPLLNQSLPTSTSHSPDSWPPAISPIFQV; from the coding sequence ATGAAATTTGCCTTGTTTAGTCTCATGATGAATCTGCCTAATGCCGTAACCGGGGAAGCTCTGACAACTCAGCAGAAATTCCACAATATATTAGAGCAGGCAAAGCTGGCTGAACGACTGGGATTCGATGCCTATGGAATCGGTGAACGACACGGTGCGCCGTTTCTGTCCTCATCGCCACCTGTCGTATTAACGGCAATAGCCGCAGTAACCACACGCATTCGGTTACTAACCACCGTCACTGTTCTTAGTATACTTGATCCAGTCCGGGTTGCCGAGGATTATGCCACGTTGGATCAATTATCGGGCGGACGGCTGGAGATGATCATCGGGAAAGGCAATGACCCTCGGCACTATCCGCTGTTCGGCATAAGCGAAGAGGAACAATGGGACTCACTCGATGAACGCTATCATCTGCTAAGACGGCTGTGGTCTGAAGAGAATGTAACCTGGCAGGGAACGTATCGCCCTCCGCTTGAGGGAGTGACCACGTGGCCCAGGCCGCTTCAGCAATCCATCCCAATCTGGCATGGTAGCGCGTCCAGCACGGTCTCGACGGAACTCGCTGCCAAATATGGCGAGCCGATCTTTACGTCGAATTCTTTTCACCCCCAAGCCAAATACAAAGCGTTAATTGATCATTATCGGGAACGACTCGATTATTATGGTCATGATCCGCAGCAAGCAGTGATTGGCTCTGGTGCCGGCAGCCTCTATCTTGCGGATACGGGCGAAGAAGCCATTCGACGTTATAAGCCATATTATGAAGCGTTCCATGCCACCGCCGCCGCACAGCATAACCAGTCGCCCTTCACCGATCTGGAGGATAACATTGCACGAGGCCCTGCTTTAATCGGCAGTCCAGAGCAGGTCATTGAGAAAATTCTGGACTACCATGCCGCTTACGGACATCAGGTGCTGAGTATCAGCGTAGATGGACTGACGCATAGCGAGCAGTTGGAGCAAGTAGAGCGTTTTGCCAAGGAAGTTGCCCCTGTATTACGCCGCGAACTGCCCAGTTCGGTATGGAATGAACCCCCGCTCTTGAACCAGTCTCTTCCCACTTCCACATCGCATTCTCCTGATTCATGGCCCCCAGCCATCTCACCGATCTTCCAGGTGTAG
- a CDS encoding TetR/AcrR family transcriptional regulator, with translation MTAKRGRPRNVETQNAILAASYELLLEHGFGAVTIEKIAERAKVSKATIYKWWPNKGAVIMDGYMSAATARLPVPDTGSVFEDVRIHASNLVDFLISREGKVITQIVGEGQSDPGLAEEYRTRYIQPRRREAWGIFEKGVERGELKKDCDIGLCIDLVYGAMFYRMLVTGEPLDTEFVQRSLVSLFEGIKS, from the coding sequence ATGACAGCCAAAAGAGGGCGTCCCCGTAATGTGGAAACCCAGAATGCAATTCTTGCAGCTTCCTATGAATTATTATTGGAACACGGCTTCGGAGCGGTTACGATCGAAAAAATTGCTGAACGTGCTAAGGTGAGTAAAGCAACGATATATAAATGGTGGCCCAATAAAGGAGCTGTCATTATGGATGGGTACATGTCTGCGGCAACGGCAAGATTGCCTGTACCGGATACAGGATCGGTATTTGAGGATGTGCGCATTCATGCGAGCAATCTGGTTGATTTTTTGATCAGCCGGGAAGGAAAAGTGATCACACAAATTGTTGGAGAGGGTCAGTCTGATCCAGGTCTAGCAGAAGAATACCGAACCAGATACATCCAACCTCGTAGGCGTGAAGCGTGGGGAATTTTTGAAAAAGGTGTAGAACGGGGAGAGTTGAAAAAGGATTGTGACATCGGACTGTGCATAGACCTCGTCTATGGAGCGATGTTCTATCGCATGTTGGTAACTGGCGAACCGTTAGATACTGAATTCGTGCAGCGTTCGTTGGTTTCCTTGTTTGAAGGTATTAAATCTTGA
- a CDS encoding MFS transporter — protein sequence MHLQNDVKTTPVPSWLILLLAAACGLLAANLYYAQTVIGPISMTTGLSSAAAGLIVTLTQIGYVIGLLFIVPLSDILENKRLITFFLIILVVALIAAAFSPNAILFLAASLFIGIGSVVAQILVPYATYLTSEEQRGRVVGNVMSGLLLGIMLARPVASFITSLLGWQAVFVFSAIIIVLLTLLLSRALPARQPQPAMKYGQLILSLGSLLKTFPMLRRRALYQASLFGAFSLFWTTVPMQLANEYGMSQQGIAWFALAGVGGAVAAPIAGRWADKGFTRILTGLAMVIAAGSFGLAYLFQGHSTATLVLLVIVAITLDMAVSGNLVLGQRIIYSLSEARGRVNGIFMSIFFIGGAIGSSLGSWSYAHGGWSLTTLIGLVMPLLALVYYLTEKKAAVISNHL from the coding sequence ATGCATTTGCAAAACGATGTGAAGACAACCCCGGTTCCAAGCTGGTTGATTTTACTTTTGGCCGCGGCATGCGGGCTACTTGCGGCAAACTTGTACTATGCTCAGACGGTTATAGGACCGATCAGCATGACAACAGGGCTTTCCTCTGCTGCTGCCGGACTGATTGTGACGTTAACACAGATCGGTTACGTGATTGGCCTGCTGTTCATCGTACCGCTCAGTGACATTCTGGAGAATAAACGGCTGATCACTTTTTTCCTCATCATTCTGGTCGTTGCATTGATTGCCGCCGCCTTCTCTCCCAATGCCATATTATTTCTGGCTGCTTCCCTCTTCATCGGTATTGGTTCCGTCGTTGCACAGATTCTGGTTCCCTACGCCACCTACCTCACTTCGGAGGAGCAACGCGGACGGGTGGTCGGTAATGTGATGAGTGGCCTGCTGCTGGGCATTATGCTGGCTCGCCCTGTCGCAAGTTTTATTACGAGTCTGCTCGGCTGGCAAGCGGTCTTTGTCTTCTCCGCAATCATTATCGTATTGTTAACCTTGCTCCTGTCACGCGCACTTCCTGCACGTCAGCCCCAACCGGCGATGAAGTATGGACAATTAATCCTGTCATTGGGTTCCCTGTTAAAAACATTTCCCATGCTCCGCCGCCGAGCCCTCTATCAGGCCAGCCTGTTTGGCGCCTTCAGCTTGTTCTGGACTACAGTTCCCATGCAGCTCGCCAATGAGTATGGCATGTCCCAGCAAGGAATTGCATGGTTTGCATTGGCTGGCGTCGGAGGCGCCGTTGCAGCACCGATTGCCGGAAGATGGGCGGATAAAGGCTTTACCCGCATATTAACCGGACTCGCCATGGTTATCGCGGCTGGTTCTTTTGGGCTCGCCTATCTGTTCCAGGGTCACTCTACCGCTACCCTTGTACTTCTTGTGATCGTTGCCATCACGCTCGACATGGCGGTCTCGGGTAATCTGGTGCTGGGGCAGCGTATTATCTATTCATTAAGTGAAGCAAGAGGACGGGTAAACGGGATCTTCATGTCGATCTTTTTTATCGGAGGCGCGATTGGATCATCACTTGGCAGCTGGTCTTATGCGCATGGGGGTTGGAGTCTCACTACTCTGATTGGTCTGGTGATGCCTTTGCTGGCACTCGTATACTACTTAACCGAAAAGAAAGCTGCCGTTATCAGCAATCATCTATAA
- a CDS encoding DUF2000 family protein has product MKRIAIILDKNLEPGAAANVAALLMGQAALNEPGLYSDQPVLDHSGVQHAGIRYSTVILKAGENQLINLAKLCSDDSGGLSHVVFSQTGQSLNNAFEQYAVEIASMELEATKVVGVIVWGEDDQVRAATKKFSVMK; this is encoded by the coding sequence ATGAAAAGAATTGCTATTATACTGGATAAAAATCTGGAACCTGGCGCCGCCGCTAATGTGGCTGCCCTGTTAATGGGACAAGCAGCCCTGAATGAGCCGGGGTTATATTCTGATCAACCTGTGCTGGATCATAGCGGCGTTCAGCATGCGGGCATCCGATATAGCACTGTTATTCTGAAGGCCGGGGAGAATCAACTGATCAATCTGGCCAAACTCTGCTCAGATGACAGCGGGGGACTGAGCCATGTTGTTTTTTCACAGACAGGCCAGTCGCTCAACAATGCCTTTGAACAATATGCAGTTGAGATTGCTTCGATGGAATTGGAAGCTACCAAAGTGGTAGGTGTCATCGTGTGGGGCGAGGATGATCAAGTTAGGGCAGCGACCAAAAAATTCAGTGTCATGAAATAA
- a CDS encoding ATP-grasp domain-containing protein: protein MKTIVYISDFRLPTGLNFVKPLQKLAYHKKILIIERHNLHHDEVLRDFFDEIRYVDHLESVDAIREHMMQIRESHSISALLTPGENAIEIGGQLRSEFGIPGMQRNQAEAVRNKWIMKQMLHQRGIRTSQIAIALHEQDYIRFTAVHGFPIIVKPLSGYGSINTFKLSSMDELVHYLHHTRQAQQKDLLEEFIHGTEFHCDSIVSKGKVVFASVSQYLYNCLDIATKQKPPASITFPEGTVADFIHHIKELNERVIAALGINQSVTHAELFLTPEGEVVFGEIGARIGGSHVMPPCIKNTHGVDFFEAVTDLEVGIYEFKQQETSHKFTGMICFPSRAGVIQHISGIEDYADIPGIIEFNVSYQVGQRAGDVNDTMTRSGYAIVEGDSFEELRQTLLDMYDRFKIEVTVAETV from the coding sequence ATGAAAACCATTGTATACATATCTGATTTCAGGCTTCCAACTGGATTAAACTTCGTTAAACCTTTGCAGAAATTGGCGTATCACAAGAAAATTCTGATTATTGAACGGCATAATTTGCATCATGATGAGGTGCTCAGGGACTTCTTTGATGAAATTAGATATGTCGATCATCTGGAGTCCGTAGATGCCATCAGGGAGCATATGATGCAGATCCGAGAATCCCATTCCATCTCTGCCTTGTTAACGCCGGGTGAGAATGCGATTGAGATTGGTGGTCAACTCCGTTCCGAGTTCGGTATCCCCGGTATGCAGCGCAATCAGGCTGAGGCTGTTCGCAACAAATGGATCATGAAACAAATGCTGCATCAACGTGGAATTCGGACATCCCAAATTGCAATTGCTCTACATGAACAGGACTATATTCGTTTCACTGCTGTACACGGCTTCCCGATTATTGTGAAGCCACTCAGCGGATATGGAAGTATCAATACGTTCAAATTGTCCAGCATGGATGAACTGGTACATTATCTTCACCATACAAGACAAGCACAGCAAAAGGATTTGCTGGAGGAATTCATCCACGGTACGGAGTTTCATTGTGATTCCATTGTGTCTAAAGGCAAGGTTGTATTTGCATCTGTTTCCCAATACCTGTATAACTGCCTGGATATTGCGACGAAGCAGAAACCTCCAGCCAGTATTACGTTCCCTGAAGGCACGGTAGCTGATTTTATCCATCACATCAAAGAACTCAATGAACGGGTCATTGCAGCCTTGGGTATCAATCAATCCGTAACACATGCCGAACTTTTTCTGACTCCGGAAGGAGAAGTGGTGTTTGGAGAAATTGGTGCAAGAATCGGGGGATCACATGTTATGCCTCCTTGTATCAAGAACACCCATGGCGTTGATTTCTTCGAAGCCGTCACTGATCTGGAAGTTGGAATATATGAATTTAAGCAACAGGAGACGAGCCATAAATTCACAGGCATGATCTGCTTCCCTTCACGCGCAGGGGTAATTCAACACATATCCGGGATAGAGGATTATGCCGATATCCCTGGCATCATTGAGTTCAATGTATCCTATCAAGTGGGGCAGCGGGCCGGGGACGTCAACGATACCATGACCCGATCAGGCTATGCTATCGTGGAGGGTGATTCGTTCGAGGAATTGCGTCAAACCCTGCTGGATATGTACGATCGCTTCAAGATTGAAGTGACGGTTGCTGAAACCGTATAA